From the genome of Bradyrhizobium elkanii USDA 76, one region includes:
- a CDS encoding aldo/keto reductase, whose protein sequence is MEYRNLGASGLKVPVLSFGTGTFGGQGPLFSAWGRSGASEARRLIDICLEAGVNLFDTADVYSNGASEEILGAAIKGRRDQVLISTKTGLPMGDSPLDAGTSRYRLVAAVDAALQRLGTDYIDLLQLHAFDAFTPVDEVLSALDALVRAGKLRYVGASNFSGWHLMKSLGVAERHGWPRYVAHQVYYSLVGRDYESELMPLALDQGVGALVWSPLGWGRLTGKIRRGQPLPTNSRLHETAQFGPPVDDEKLYAIVDALDAVAAETGRSVPQVAIAWLLTRPSVSSVIMGARDEAQLRDNLGAVGWSLSAHQIARLDRASAVMPAYPYYPYRIQEGFARLNPPPV, encoded by the coding sequence ATGGAATACCGCAATCTCGGTGCATCCGGCCTGAAAGTCCCCGTGCTCAGTTTCGGCACCGGCACGTTCGGTGGACAGGGACCGCTGTTTTCGGCCTGGGGCCGCAGCGGCGCCAGCGAGGCGCGACGGCTGATCGACATCTGCCTCGAGGCCGGCGTCAATTTGTTCGACACCGCCGACGTCTATTCGAACGGCGCGTCGGAGGAGATCCTCGGCGCCGCGATCAAGGGCCGCCGCGACCAGGTGTTGATCTCGACCAAGACCGGCCTGCCGATGGGCGACAGTCCGCTCGATGCCGGCACGTCGCGATACCGTCTCGTCGCCGCGGTCGACGCTGCGCTGCAGCGGCTCGGCACCGACTATATCGATCTCCTGCAGCTTCATGCCTTCGATGCCTTCACGCCGGTCGACGAGGTGCTGTCGGCGCTCGACGCGCTCGTGCGTGCCGGCAAGCTGCGCTATGTCGGCGCCTCGAATTTTTCCGGCTGGCATCTGATGAAATCGCTCGGTGTCGCAGAGCGGCACGGCTGGCCGCGCTATGTGGCGCACCAGGTCTATTATTCGCTGGTCGGCCGCGACTATGAATCCGAGCTGATGCCGCTCGCGCTCGACCAGGGCGTCGGCGCGCTGGTCTGGAGCCCTCTCGGCTGGGGCCGCCTCACCGGCAAGATCAGGCGCGGCCAGCCGTTGCCGACCAACAGCCGCCTGCACGAGACCGCGCAGTTCGGGCCGCCGGTCGACGACGAGAAGCTCTATGCCATCGTCGATGCGCTGGACGCTGTGGCTGCCGAGACCGGCCGCAGCGTGCCGCAGGTTGCGATTGCCTGGCTGCTGACGCGGCCGAGCGTATCGTCGGTGATCATGGGCGCGCGCGATGAGGCACAGCTTCGCGACAATCTCGGCGCAGTCGGATGGTCGCTCTCGGCGCACCAGATCGCGCGTCTCGACCGCGCGAGCGCGGTGATGCCGGCCTATCCGTACTACCCCTACCGAATCCAGGAAGGTTTTGCGCGCCTCAATCCGCCGCCGGTGTGA
- a CDS encoding serine hydrolase domain-containing protein translates to MSTNFSAAADAILDGVVTSSPRVPGVVAMVTDRHRNIYEGAAGKRRLDQPADMTADSVFAIFSTTKAITGTAVLQLVEEGKLDLDAPARTYAPDIGKLQVIEGFDDKGEPRLRPPKRDITTRMLMVHSAGLSYDFINHTYNRLAQEKGQPSVITASKASLMTPLLFDPGERWEYGTNMDWCGQIVEAITGRRLGELFKTRIFEPLGIMDTTFELTDAMRRKLAGIHARNADGSLTPMDFELPAKPEIHMGGHGLYGTIGDYMRFIRMWLNDGAGEHGRVLKAETVRMAEKNHLGNNRVTAITGVITSLANDAEFFPGQSKSWALSFMINDEQAPTGRPAGALGWAGLANLFYWIDRQNGFGGYWATQILPFGDPTSFIGYINFETAFYESLRLRKAG, encoded by the coding sequence ATGAGCACGAATTTCAGTGCAGCCGCCGATGCAATCCTTGACGGCGTCGTGACTTCAAGCCCGCGCGTTCCCGGCGTCGTGGCGATGGTGACTGACCGCCATCGCAACATCTATGAAGGTGCTGCCGGCAAGCGCCGCCTCGACCAGCCCGCCGACATGACGGCCGATAGCGTGTTCGCAATCTTCTCGACCACCAAGGCGATCACCGGGACGGCCGTCCTTCAGCTCGTCGAGGAAGGCAAGCTCGATCTCGACGCGCCCGCCAGGACCTACGCGCCCGACATCGGCAAGCTCCAGGTGATCGAAGGCTTTGACGACAAGGGCGAGCCACGGCTGCGTCCACCGAAACGCGACATCACCACCCGCATGCTGATGGTCCACAGCGCGGGTCTGAGCTACGACTTCATCAATCACACCTATAACCGGCTGGCGCAGGAGAAGGGGCAGCCCAGCGTCATCACGGCGTCCAAGGCTTCGCTGATGACGCCGCTGCTGTTCGATCCGGGCGAGCGCTGGGAATACGGCACCAACATGGATTGGTGCGGCCAGATCGTCGAGGCCATCACCGGCAGGCGGCTCGGGGAACTCTTCAAGACACGGATCTTCGAGCCGCTCGGGATCATGGACACGACGTTCGAGCTCACCGATGCGATGCGCCGCAAGCTTGCCGGCATCCACGCCCGCAACGCCGACGGTTCGCTCACGCCGATGGATTTCGAATTGCCGGCCAAGCCCGAAATCCACATGGGCGGCCACGGGCTTTACGGGACCATCGGCGACTACATGCGCTTCATCCGGATGTGGCTGAACGACGGCGCCGGCGAGCACGGGCGTGTCCTCAAGGCGGAGACCGTGCGGATGGCGGAGAAGAACCATCTCGGCAACAACAGGGTCACCGCGATCACCGGCGTGATCACGTCACTTGCCAACGACGCCGAGTTCTTCCCCGGTCAGTCGAAGTCCTGGGCGTTGAGCTTCATGATCAATGACGAGCAGGCTCCGACCGGCCGCCCCGCCGGCGCGCTCGGCTGGGCCGGGCTCGCCAATTTGTTCTACTGGATCGATCGGCAGAACGGTTTTGGCGGATACTGGGCGACGCAGATCCTGCCGTTTGGCGATCCGACGTCCTTTATCGGCTACATCAATTTCGAGACCGCGTTCTACGAATCCCTGAGGCTGCGCAAGGCGGGCTAG
- a CDS encoding glycosyltransferase family 4 protein translates to MRVLVATDAWRPQINGVVRSLEYLAKEAPSFGATISFLTPADFRTVPLPGYPEIRLALPSVRRIARAIAAARPDSVHIATEGPIGWIARHVCRTRGYPFTTSYHTRFPEYLAARLPVPLRWSYAALRRFHNGGDGIMVGSPSLEQALKAHGFRKLMPWSRGVDAELFCPRAERPLAFPAPVFLYVGRVAIEKNLEAFLALDLPGSKVVVGDGPLRRSLQARFPQAHFLGTRTGQALADAYASADVMVFPSLTDTFGMVMLEALACGLPVAAYPVMGPLDVIGRSGCGCLDHDLRRAALGALLVPREKCRAHALTFTWQESVRQFLDNIGRAHAPLAGAVVAAG, encoded by the coding sequence ATGCGTGTGCTGGTGGCGACCGACGCCTGGCGTCCGCAGATCAACGGCGTGGTTCGTTCGCTCGAATACCTCGCCAAAGAGGCGCCCTCGTTCGGCGCAACGATCAGCTTCCTGACGCCGGCCGATTTCCGCACCGTGCCGCTGCCCGGTTATCCGGAGATCCGGCTCGCGCTGCCGTCGGTCCGGCGCATCGCGCGCGCGATCGCGGCCGCGCGCCCGGACTCGGTGCACATCGCAACCGAAGGCCCGATCGGCTGGATCGCCCGGCATGTCTGCCGGACGCGCGGCTATCCATTCACGACCAGCTATCACACCCGCTTTCCCGAATATCTCGCCGCGCGACTGCCGGTCCCGCTACGGTGGAGCTATGCGGCGCTGCGCCGCTTCCACAATGGCGGCGACGGCATCATGGTCGGCTCGCCATCGCTCGAGCAGGCGCTGAAGGCGCATGGTTTCCGCAAGCTGATGCCGTGGTCGCGCGGCGTCGATGCCGAGCTGTTCTGTCCCCGCGCGGAGCGGCCGCTCGCCTTCCCGGCGCCGGTGTTTCTCTATGTCGGCCGCGTCGCGATCGAGAAGAACCTCGAAGCCTTTCTCGCTCTCGACCTGCCGGGGTCGAAAGTCGTGGTCGGGGATGGGCCGCTGCGCCGCAGCTTGCAAGCCCGATTTCCGCAGGCGCATTTTCTCGGGACACGGACCGGCCAGGCGCTGGCCGATGCCTATGCGTCGGCCGATGTCATGGTGTTTCCGAGCCTGACCGATACGTTCGGGATGGTGATGCTCGAGGCGCTGGCCTGTGGCCTGCCGGTCGCAGCCTATCCGGTGATGGGGCCGCTCGACGTGATCGGCCGATCGGGATGCGGATGTCTCGATCACGACCTGCGTCGTGCGGCGCTCGGCGCGCTGCTGGTGCCGCGCGAAAAATGCCGTGCCCACGCCCTGACGTTTACCTGGCAGGAAAGCGTGCGCCAGTTCCTCGACAATATCGGGCGGGCTCACGCCCCGCTGGCGGGTGCGGTGGTCGCGGCAGGATGA
- a CDS encoding DedA family protein, which yields MDTSSTIAVFLHFGLVGIGCLALTEKFIPLLPSYVLLMLLGLTVSDGTTLAMTILATSAGSVVGAIGWYGLGRALGSRRIERLVTRFGKFVLLRPSLYRQLTDAYRGNHFWVTLIGQTLPTVRIYLALPAGVLRLEPRAFVTATAIGTVIWNMPFLSLGYALRGSGHDPVSLGFWVVVILIAVEVALVLGFRLYKRSLAPRSVAPPLALPPHLPLEEGA from the coding sequence ATGGACACGTCGAGCACGATCGCGGTCTTTTTGCATTTCGGCCTGGTGGGCATTGGCTGCCTCGCCCTCACCGAGAAGTTCATTCCGCTGCTGCCGTCCTATGTGTTGCTGATGCTGCTCGGCCTGACGGTCTCCGACGGCACGACGCTCGCGATGACGATCCTGGCGACCAGCGCCGGGTCGGTCGTCGGTGCGATCGGCTGGTACGGGCTCGGCCGCGCGCTCGGCTCGCGCCGCATCGAGCGGCTGGTGACGCGCTTCGGCAAGTTCGTGTTGCTGCGGCCTTCGCTCTACCGGCAGCTCACCGACGCCTATCGCGGCAATCATTTCTGGGTGACGCTGATCGGCCAGACCCTGCCCACCGTGCGGATCTATCTGGCCCTGCCCGCCGGCGTGCTGCGGCTGGAGCCGCGTGCGTTCGTGACGGCGACGGCGATCGGCACCGTGATCTGGAACATGCCGTTCCTCAGCCTGGGCTATGCGCTGCGCGGCAGCGGTCACGATCCGGTCAGCCTCGGCTTCTGGGTCGTGGTCATCCTGATCGCGGTGGAGGTCGCGCTCGTGCTGGGATTTCGCCTCTACAAGCGTTCGCTCGCGCCGCGGAGCGTCGCGCCGCCGCTTGCGCTTCCCCCGCACCTGCCGCTCGAGGAGGGCGCATGA
- a CDS encoding helix-turn-helix transcriptional regulator, translated as MGQLITVEELPRYAPGELKLDSASVGRNDFRLRIFRYAPSDIWVPPSENFLLVLYRDGTTSMNRRVTGAWKQDHVGRGVTSLMTRAEPSSWHWKNDIEVSHFYISPALMTKTASDAFDRDAETIEIHDLLKVEDPMLTWINDQMVQEVAAGGPGGRLCYDALALQASVHILRKYAAIEFKMPCAQGRFRPAHARLIEDYIEQNIFRNITLEELANICNCTPVQFARKFRVHYGMRPHAYVLRRKVEHACQHLRKDRVALKEIALLAGFADQSHLNRVFRQHMNVTPAEYRRQVCEHTVQA; from the coding sequence ATGGGCCAGTTGATCACGGTCGAGGAGCTGCCGCGCTACGCTCCCGGCGAGCTGAAGCTGGATAGCGCCTCGGTCGGGAGGAACGATTTCCGGCTGCGCATCTTCCGCTATGCGCCGTCCGACATCTGGGTCCCGCCATCGGAGAACTTCCTCCTCGTGCTCTATCGCGACGGCACGACGTCGATGAACCGCCGTGTCACCGGCGCATGGAAGCAGGATCACGTCGGTCGCGGCGTCACGTCGCTCATGACGCGCGCAGAGCCGTCAAGCTGGCACTGGAAGAATGACATCGAGGTCAGCCATTTCTACATCTCCCCTGCCCTCATGACGAAGACCGCGAGCGATGCCTTCGACCGCGACGCCGAAACGATCGAGATTCACGACCTGCTCAAGGTCGAAGACCCGATGCTGACCTGGATCAACGATCAAATGGTCCAGGAAGTTGCCGCGGGCGGTCCCGGTGGCCGGCTCTGCTATGATGCGCTGGCGCTGCAGGCGAGCGTGCACATCCTGCGGAAATATGCGGCGATCGAGTTCAAGATGCCCTGCGCGCAAGGACGCTTTCGCCCGGCGCATGCCCGGCTGATCGAAGACTATATCGAGCAGAACATCTTCCGGAACATCACGCTGGAGGAGCTCGCGAACATCTGCAATTGCACGCCGGTCCAGTTCGCCCGCAAATTCCGCGTGCATTACGGCATGCGGCCGCACGCCTATGTCCTGCGGCGCAAGGTCGAGCATGCGTGCCAGCATCTGCGCAAGGACCGCGTCGCGCTGAAGGAGATCGCGTTGCTCGCCGGTTTCGCCGATCAAAGCCACCTCAATCGCGTCTTCCGGCAGCACATGAACGTCACGCCGGCGGAATATCGCCGGCAGGTCTGCGAGCACACCGTCCAGGCGTGA
- a CDS encoding sensor histidine kinase yields the protein MRPRSLTWRLVGRLAGLQAVTLTLLILVIGAVAIGLLRAGLLIGEYEGSTLDTLRDALTRNEAGRLMLRETPELAALRAEHADLWFIVRDAEGQQLSEGMVPTQLAPITSALDHVSEARLKWNAAETARPAGLVKWVDTPAGRLQILTGTYGELSMWRALESTPLLFLNMILPIVVLMTLATLVATPFVVRRAMTGLAQVAAQAERIDIDQRGVQLPLDTVPVEIVPLVKAINAALGRLDKGYERHRRFLAAAAHELRTPIAILSARVASLQAGLEKTRLLEDATRLSVLAGQLLDLQRLDQQTDTFVEVDLVGIARQVVLDLAPLAFAAGYEMSFEQEDEAVVVSGDHTSLERALTNLVQNAIDHGQRRGTILVRVTTAGRIEVHDDGNGIPPDEREQIFEPFRRLHPGGRGAGLGLDLVQTIMRLHGGRIEVDRAPSGGACMRMVFATVQPSC from the coding sequence TTGCGACCGCGATCCCTCACCTGGCGCCTGGTCGGCCGCCTCGCAGGCCTGCAAGCCGTCACGTTGACCCTTCTGATTCTCGTGATCGGCGCCGTCGCGATCGGGCTGCTGCGGGCGGGGCTGCTGATCGGCGAGTACGAAGGCAGCACGCTCGATACGCTGCGAGACGCTCTCACGCGCAATGAAGCGGGCCGCCTGATGTTGCGCGAAACGCCGGAACTGGCCGCCCTGCGTGCCGAGCATGCCGATCTGTGGTTCATCGTTCGCGACGCCGAGGGACAACAGCTGTCCGAGGGCATGGTGCCAACGCAATTGGCGCCGATCACCTCGGCCCTCGATCATGTGAGCGAAGCGCGGCTCAAATGGAACGCTGCGGAAACCGCGCGGCCTGCCGGGCTCGTCAAATGGGTCGATACGCCGGCTGGACGGCTCCAGATCCTGACCGGCACATACGGCGAGCTCTCGATGTGGCGAGCACTGGAGAGCACGCCCCTGCTATTCCTCAACATGATCCTGCCGATCGTCGTGCTGATGACGCTGGCGACGCTGGTCGCGACCCCGTTCGTGGTGCGCCGGGCCATGACGGGCCTTGCCCAGGTCGCAGCGCAAGCCGAACGCATCGACATCGACCAGCGCGGCGTGCAGTTGCCGCTCGATACGGTGCCGGTCGAGATCGTTCCGCTGGTCAAGGCCATCAATGCCGCGCTCGGTCGCCTCGACAAGGGCTACGAACGCCACCGGCGCTTCCTCGCCGCGGCCGCACACGAGCTGCGGACCCCGATCGCAATTCTTTCGGCACGGGTCGCCTCGCTGCAGGCCGGACTGGAGAAAACCCGTCTGCTCGAAGACGCCACCCGCCTCAGCGTGCTGGCCGGGCAGTTGCTCGACCTGCAACGGCTCGATCAGCAAACCGATACGTTCGTCGAAGTCGATCTCGTCGGCATCGCCCGGCAGGTCGTGCTCGATCTGGCGCCGCTCGCCTTCGCGGCGGGATATGAAATGTCCTTTGAACAGGAGGACGAGGCTGTCGTCGTTTCCGGCGACCACACCTCGCTGGAACGTGCCCTCACCAACCTCGTGCAGAACGCCATCGACCACGGACAGCGGCGCGGCACGATCCTGGTTCGGGTGACGACAGCCGGCCGGATCGAGGTCCACGACGACGGCAACGGCATTCCGCCCGACGAGCGCGAGCAAATCTTCGAGCCGTTCCGCCGGCTGCATCCGGGCGGGCGCGGCGCCGGCCTCGGCCTCGATCTGGTACAGACCATCATGCGGCTGCACGGCGGCCGGATCGAGGTCGATCGGGCGCCGTCCGGCGGCGCCTGCATGCGAATGGTGTTTGCGACGGTTCAGCCGTCCTGCTGA
- a CDS encoding MFS transporter, whose translation MPAAVLALTAGAFGIGTTEFLIMGLLLQVAADMQVSVSAAGLLISGYALGVFVGAPILTLATRRMPRKAVLLALMAIFTLGNAACALAPSYGLLMAARILTSLAHGTFFGVGSVVATSLVPEDKRASAIATMFIGLTLATLLGVPFGAWFGLMLGWRAAFWAVAAIGVIAFIVLAVLVPGHVGANDKPAPLREELAVLGRPQVLLGLAMTVFGFGGLFAVFTYVQPILTRLTGFSDAAVSPILLVFGAGLAIGNVAGGRLADKGLARALLVSLGGLAAVLVTLTAVVSIKALAVVLLFVLGIAAFATVAPLQLRVLEAAGVEGRTLASSLNIAAFNLGNALGAWAGGVTIDRGLGLGALPLVAAVITAIGLVLALWSLRLDRPIALAAQCPAE comes from the coding sequence ATGCCTGCTGCAGTCCTTGCCTTGACCGCCGGTGCCTTTGGCATCGGCACCACCGAATTCCTCATCATGGGACTGCTGCTGCAGGTCGCCGCCGACATGCAGGTATCGGTATCCGCGGCTGGCCTGCTGATCTCCGGCTATGCGCTCGGCGTGTTCGTCGGCGCGCCGATCCTGACGCTGGCAACGCGGCGGATGCCGCGCAAGGCGGTCTTGCTGGCGCTGATGGCGATCTTCACGCTCGGCAATGCGGCGTGTGCGCTGGCGCCGAGCTACGGGCTCTTGATGGCGGCGCGCATTCTCACCTCGCTGGCGCACGGCACCTTCTTCGGCGTCGGATCGGTGGTGGCGACAAGCCTCGTCCCGGAAGACAAGCGCGCCTCGGCAATCGCCACGATGTTTATCGGGCTCACCCTCGCGACCCTGCTCGGCGTGCCCTTCGGCGCCTGGTTCGGCCTGATGCTCGGCTGGCGCGCGGCGTTCTGGGCGGTGGCGGCGATCGGCGTGATCGCGTTCATCGTGCTGGCGGTGCTGGTCCCCGGCCATGTCGGCGCCAACGACAAGCCCGCGCCGCTGCGCGAGGAGCTCGCCGTGCTCGGCCGCCCGCAGGTCCTGCTCGGACTTGCCATGACGGTGTTCGGCTTCGGCGGGCTGTTCGCGGTCTTCACCTATGTGCAGCCGATCCTGACGCGGCTCACCGGCTTCTCCGACGCCGCGGTGTCGCCGATCCTGCTGGTGTTCGGTGCCGGCCTTGCGATCGGCAACGTCGCGGGCGGACGGCTCGCCGACAAGGGACTTGCCCGCGCGCTGCTGGTGTCGCTCGGTGGCCTCGCCGCCGTGCTCGTCACGCTGACGGCGGTCGTCTCGATCAAGGCATTGGCGGTCGTGCTGCTGTTCGTTCTCGGCATCGCCGCGTTCGCGACCGTCGCGCCGCTGCAGCTCCGCGTGCTCGAAGCCGCCGGCGTCGAAGGACGGACGCTGGCCTCCAGCCTGAACATCGCGGCCTTCAATCTCGGCAACGCGCTCGGCGCCTGGGCCGGCGGCGTCACCATCGATCGCGGCCTTGGCCTCGGCGCGCTGCCGCTGGTGGCCGCCGTCATCACTGCAATCGGCCTGGTGCTTGCGCTGTGGAGCCTGCGGCTCGATCGGCCGATCGCGCTCGCCGCGCAGTGCCCGGCGGAATGA
- a CDS encoding flavin-containing monooxygenase — protein MTETVTRSNGSNGAHATTKLDAVVVGAGVAGLYQLFRLREQGLSVKAIDAGSSVGGTWYWNRYPGARFDSEGHTYQYLFSEELYKGWSWSERFPGQPEIERWLNYVADRLDLRKDIKFGTTVKSAHFNEATQRWLVATDQGDVIDTQFLVTCCGMLSAPHVSFPGQETFNGKLFHTARWPKGPIELAGKRVGVVGNGATGIQVIQSIAGEVGHLKVFIRTPQYIIPMKNPKWDASDAEAYKSKFKFLTERLPKTFTGFEFDFEHAWADLTPQQRRQVIEDCWNDGSLKLWVSSFAELFFDEAVNAEITEFVREKMRERIKDPKLCELLIPADYGFGTHRVPLESNFLEAFHRPNVEIVSVKNNPIARITPEGIQTADGTVHEFDVIILATGFDAGTGALTRIDIRGRDGRSLKDDWGRDIRTTMGLQVHGYPNLFTTAVPLAPSAALCNMTTCLQQQVEWIADCIGYLRGKNLNVIEPTRDTEDQWVAHHDETANATLIAKTNSWYLGSNVEGKPRRVLSYCGGVGTYRQKCDEVAASGYRGFATQ, from the coding sequence ATGACGGAGACCGTCACGAGATCGAATGGAAGCAATGGTGCGCATGCAACGACCAAGCTCGACGCCGTGGTCGTCGGCGCCGGCGTCGCCGGTCTCTATCAATTGTTCCGCCTGCGCGAGCAGGGGCTGAGTGTGAAGGCGATCGATGCCGGGTCCAGCGTCGGCGGCACCTGGTACTGGAACCGCTATCCCGGGGCACGCTTCGATTCCGAAGGCCACACCTATCAGTACCTGTTCTCCGAGGAGCTCTACAAAGGCTGGAGCTGGAGCGAACGATTCCCGGGTCAGCCGGAAATCGAGCGCTGGCTGAACTACGTCGCCGACCGCCTCGACCTCAGGAAGGACATCAAGTTCGGCACCACGGTGAAGAGCGCGCATTTCAATGAGGCGACGCAACGCTGGCTGGTCGCGACCGATCAGGGCGACGTGATCGATACCCAGTTCCTCGTCACCTGCTGCGGCATGCTCTCGGCCCCGCACGTGTCCTTCCCGGGACAGGAGACGTTCAACGGCAAGCTGTTCCACACCGCGCGCTGGCCCAAGGGGCCGATCGAGCTCGCCGGCAAACGCGTCGGCGTGGTCGGCAACGGCGCGACCGGAATCCAGGTGATCCAGTCGATCGCCGGTGAGGTCGGCCACCTCAAGGTGTTCATCCGCACCCCGCAATACATCATCCCGATGAAGAACCCGAAATGGGATGCGTCGGATGCCGAGGCCTACAAGTCGAAGTTCAAGTTCCTCACCGAGCGGCTGCCCAAGACGTTCACCGGCTTCGAATTCGACTTCGAGCATGCCTGGGCCGACCTGACGCCACAGCAGCGCCGCCAGGTGATCGAGGATTGCTGGAACGACGGATCCCTGAAGCTGTGGGTCTCGTCCTTCGCCGAACTGTTCTTCGACGAAGCCGTCAACGCTGAGATCACCGAATTCGTGCGCGAGAAGATGCGCGAGCGGATCAAGGACCCCAAGCTGTGCGAACTGCTGATTCCCGCCGATTATGGTTTTGGCACGCACCGGGTGCCGCTGGAGAGCAATTTCCTCGAGGCCTTCCACCGGCCCAATGTCGAGATCGTCAGCGTCAAGAACAATCCGATCGCCCGCATCACGCCCGAGGGCATCCAGACCGCCGACGGCACGGTGCATGAGTTCGACGTCATCATCCTGGCGACCGGCTTCGACGCCGGAACGGGGGCGTTGACGCGCATCGACATCCGCGGCCGCGACGGGCGATCGCTGAAGGACGATTGGGGCAGGGATATCCGCACCACGATGGGCCTGCAGGTCCATGGCTACCCGAACCTGTTCACCACTGCGGTGCCGCTCGCGCCCTCGGCCGCACTCTGCAACATGACCACATGCCTGCAGCAGCAAGTGGAGTGGATTGCCGATTGCATCGGATATTTGCGTGGCAAGAACCTGAACGTCATCGAGCCGACCAGGGATACCGAGGATCAGTGGGTGGCGCATCACGACGAGACCGCCAACGCAACACTGATCGCCAAGACCAACTCCTGGTACCTGGGCTCGAATGTCGAGGGCAAGCCGCGCCGGGTGCTGTCCTATTGCGGCGGTGTCGGCACCTACCGCCAGAAATGCGACGAGGTCGCCGCCAGCGGCTATCGCGGCTTCGCCACGCAGTAG
- a CDS encoding class I SAM-dependent methyltransferase: MSAADILPFFRAWVRNPLAVAAVAPSGPTVSSLMVQEITADTGPVIELGPGTGVFTRALLERGVRQRDLTLVEYGSEFIPLLQRRFPGARVLWMDAAWLQRERLFDGAPVGAVVSGLGLLMMPPEKVTAILAGAFGYLRPDGAFYQITYGPRCPVADAILDRLDLQASCIGQTFRNLPPASVYRISRRHPHM, translated from the coding sequence ATGTCGGCCGCTGATATCCTGCCGTTCTTCCGGGCCTGGGTGCGCAATCCGCTGGCTGTCGCTGCAGTCGCGCCGTCCGGGCCGACGGTCTCGTCCCTCATGGTGCAGGAGATCACGGCAGACACCGGCCCCGTGATCGAGCTCGGTCCCGGCACCGGCGTCTTCACCCGCGCGCTGCTGGAGCGCGGCGTCAGGCAGCGGGATCTGACGCTGGTGGAGTACGGTTCCGAGTTCATCCCGCTGCTGCAGCGGCGCTTCCCGGGCGCGCGAGTGCTCTGGATGGATGCGGCCTGGCTGCAGAGGGAGAGGCTGTTCGACGGGGCGCCGGTCGGTGCGGTCGTGAGCGGCCTCGGGCTTCTCATGATGCCGCCGGAGAAGGTCACGGCGATCCTTGCCGGCGCCTTCGGCTATCTCCGGCCCGATGGCGCGTTCTACCAGATCACCTATGGCCCGCGCTGTCCCGTCGCAGACGCGATCCTGGATCGCCTCGATCTGCAGGCGAGCTGCATCGGACAGACGTTTCGCAACCTGCCTCCGGCTTCCGTGTATCGGATCAGCCGCCGCCACCCCCACATGTGA
- a CDS encoding response regulator transcription factor, giving the protein MRVLLVEDQPDMVAALRAALARHDMLVDHAPDLLEAEAIAAAGSYDAIVLDRQLPDGDGLSLIAKLRASGNAVPVLVLTARGELADRVAGLDSGADDYLGKPFAFEELLARLRALLRRPAGVQQHAARIGRLSFDFTHREASVDGRPLELPRRERLVLESLLHRMGRMVQRSALMEAVYGLDDDVQPNALDSHVSRLRRRLAEADAGVTINGVRGLGYVLRETP; this is encoded by the coding sequence ATGCGAGTGCTGTTGGTGGAGGACCAGCCGGACATGGTCGCGGCGTTGCGCGCGGCGCTCGCACGCCACGACATGCTGGTCGATCATGCGCCGGATCTGTTGGAAGCCGAGGCGATCGCCGCAGCGGGAAGCTACGACGCGATCGTGCTCGACCGGCAATTGCCGGACGGCGACGGACTGTCGCTGATTGCGAAATTGCGCGCGAGCGGCAATGCCGTACCGGTGCTGGTGCTGACCGCCCGCGGTGAGCTCGCGGACCGGGTCGCGGGTCTCGACAGCGGCGCGGACGATTATCTCGGCAAGCCGTTTGCGTTCGAGGAGCTGCTGGCTCGATTGCGGGCGCTGTTGCGCCGGCCGGCGGGCGTGCAGCAACACGCCGCGCGGATCGGGCGCTTGTCGTTCGACTTCACCCATCGCGAGGCCAGCGTGGACGGACGTCCCCTGGAACTGCCGCGTCGCGAACGGCTGGTGCTCGAGAGCCTGCTGCATCGAATGGGACGCATGGTGCAGCGTTCTGCGCTGATGGAGGCGGTCTACGGCCTTGACGACGACGTGCAGCCCAATGCGCTGGACAGCCATGTGTCGCGTCTGCGCCGCAGGCTCGCCGAGGCCGACGCCGGCGTCACCATCAATGGCGTGCGTGGCCTCGGCTATGTGCTGCGGGAAACACCGTGA